The sequence TGTCTTCTCCGAGTTGCATCACCCGTGCTGTACCCGGCTCTGCGTATTCTCCTTCCGGTACCCCGCCTCCGAAATAGATGTAACTCTTGCCGTCATCATCCACCAGAACCGCCGGGTCAAAAAGCCAGGTTACCTCCTCAACTCCCGGAGTTGAACGCAAAATGAGTGCCTCGCCAATGGGGTCAACCCATGGACCCACCGGGCTGTCACTACTCAGAACGCCGATACCGCTGGCGTTATTGGCGAAGTACAGGAAGAATTTATCCTTGCCTCCGATCACCTTATGGACGGCTGCAGGCGCCCAGGACTGGGTAGCCCACTTGGCTGCCCCATCCGGCCCTGCTGCCGCAATTTCGCCATGGTCGGTCCAGTTGACTAAATCACTAGAGGAGATTACCGCAATCTTATTGATACTGCTGAAAGTGTTCTCTTTTACCACACCGCTTCCGTCATACTCCAGCGCATCATGGGTCATGTACAAATAGACCCGGTCTCCGAATACCAGGGCATACGGATCGGCCCCATATCGATTCGCAACCAACGGATTACCGTTAGGCTGAACCTTTCCTATGGCTAGATTCAATTGAAATGTCATGATATGTCCTCCAATTTTGAATTTATCGAACTACATCAAGGGTTATCATTTCGAGGCAGCCAGATCGACAAGCCGTCCGAACGAAGCTTTGGGCTGCTGTTGTACGTCAAACAGAAACGGCCAGTTTTTACGCCCGCGAACCGGGAAATCATCCAGCCAGGTATAGTCATCAGCTGCACCCCAGAATGTAACAGAATCAATAACCTTTCTGTATTCCAGCAGAACGGCAAAAATCTCCGCATAACGTTCTTCCTGAAGCTTCAGCATCTCAACTGTTGGCGCTTTCAAATCAGCTCGTTTGTCTTCGAACCGGAACATGGAAAGATCCAGCTCAGTAATGTGGATTCTAAGACCAAGAGAAGCATATAGCTCTATTGCACTGCGGATTTCGTCGATGGTTGGGCCATAGATGTTCCAATGGGCCTGCATGCCTATCCCGTGAATAGGTGTATTCTGGTCAAGTAAACCACGGACCAGCTTGAAGATTTTGTCGCGTTTGACAGGATCGGTCTCGTTATAGTCGTTGTAGAACAGCAAAGCGTCCGGGTCTGCCTGATGAGCCATTTCAAATGCCTCACGGAGATAGTCCTCTCCGAGAATTTCCAACCATTTCGTATTCCTCAAGTATTGGTCGGATTTATCCTCAATGGCTTCATTGACCACATCCCAGGCATAAGCCTGCCCGCGGTATCGCCCCACTACAGTATTAATATGGGTTTGCAGACGGCCGAGAAGTTGCTCCCTGGTGCACGGCTCACCCTCTGAATTGCGGAACATCCAATCCCCTGTCTGATTATGCCAGAGAAGTGTATGGCCCCGGACCGCGATGTGATTGGCCTGTGCGAACTCAAAGATACGGTCGGCTGCATCAAAGGTATAGATTCCTTCTTGCGGCTGGACCTCCTCCGGTTTCATCACATTTTCAGCTGTAATGCTGTTGAATTGCTTAGCAATGAAAGAAGCATGAGCAGATAAGGTGCCCATGCTGAGCGCAGCGCCAATCTTGAAGGCATCTCGGAATACTTCATGCAGTGCGGGCAACCCGCTGCTTGCCTGTGTCATCATCTATAACCTCCTATAGTGGATGTAGTCCGGGTAGTTAAGTCTATAATATCAATTTTGTATGCGTTTACCATTACCAAATTAAATAAGGATACCTCTCATTTTTCAGCTCTAGCCTGGTTGCGATAAGCGATCGGTTTCAATGTGGTCCGCTTCTCAAACTCTCTTAAAAAATGATGGTAATGCACATAACCCACATTCTCTGCAATCTTCCTGACGGTCTCTCCCGTTTCAATCAACCGCTTCTTGGCTTGATCGATGCGCAAATTATGAATATATTCAAGTATGCTGATCCCATTCTTTTTAATAAACGCCTGGCCCAGGTATACCGGATTGATATAAAAGTGCTCCGCAATCTCTTTTACGGTTAAAGGCTTGGAATAATTGTCCTTCAAAAAACATTCCACCTGTATATGTGGATGCTCGGATCCGCGTTCCTTATGCTGCTTGATGTATTCCATACATGAGTTCAACAAATCCTTAAGGATGCCCTCCAGCACTACAAGGGATTTTGGTTTGGTTTTAAAAAATTCAAAAGAATCACTCCACTGCTCAGCCTTCCCTCCGAACTCCTTCACTAGCTCCATACTTTTCAGCATGATATCGATGCCGGTCATCCTTACAACCTCAGGAGCAGTTCTATTCAATTCAAACATTCTGAACATTTCCTTCAATTGGTCCCAGGCCTTCTGCTCCTGTAATCTTTCAACTGCACCCATCAGTTCCTCAGTCAGATCTGCGGAAGGAAGATTATAGCTAAGCTGGCTCTCGGCATCCTTGGTTGTGTCAATAGGTCCACTTGCTTCCGAATAAAAAAGGTGGCGGGCGGCAGCCCCTGCAGCCACCATATAGGATACGGGCAGCTCCCGTAGAGACTTAACACCCGGCCCGATGCTCACAGAACCTTTCACGCTGTTACGTGACAACTCGTTGTATACCTCCCTAGCCAGCTCTGATGTTGATGCTGAGTTCTCCACGACAAGTCCCGCCTGATCACCGGGCAAATCAATGAACAAAGCACCCGCTGCCCCAGCGAGCTTCCGGCAGATTTCCGTGATACTGCTTTTGGCGCCATCCACATGTATATATGTCCATCCCAAAACTGCCTCGTCCAGATAATCCATTTGTTCGGCAATCTCCTCTTCCGGCTCCGCCCACTGCCCTTCAAGCATACGTGCGATCGCAACGGGAAGAAGCTGGTTCGCCAGCATGTTCTGCTGCATCTTGTGCTTGACACGTAATTCCAGCTCGTCCGTAATGTCAGCAAGCGCCTTTTCCCATTCCGCCTCAATGACAGGCTTCAGCAAGTAGTGCTTCACACCGTAACGGATTGCAGTCCGTGCGTATTCAAACT comes from Paenibacillus sp. 19GGS1-52 and encodes:
- a CDS encoding endo-1,4-beta-xylanase, translating into MTQASSGLPALHEVFRDAFKIGAALSMGTLSAHASFIAKQFNSITAENVMKPEEVQPQEGIYTFDAADRIFEFAQANHIAVRGHTLLWHNQTGDWMFRNSEGEPCTREQLLGRLQTHINTVVGRYRGQAYAWDVVNEAIEDKSDQYLRNTKWLEILGEDYLREAFEMAHQADPDALLFYNDYNETDPVKRDKIFKLVRGLLDQNTPIHGIGMQAHWNIYGPTIDEIRSAIELYASLGLRIHITELDLSMFRFEDKRADLKAPTVEMLKLQEERYAEIFAVLLEYRKVIDSVTFWGAADDYTWLDDFPVRGRKNWPFLFDVQQQPKASFGRLVDLAASK
- a CDS encoding response regulator, producing MFKVVLADDETIALEGLRTLTDWGELGFEICGACENGEEAFTMIDECSPDLVITDIRMPGIDGLELIKRVRQLDREQPLFIVLSGYGEFEYARTAIRYGVKHYLLKPVIEAEWEKALADITDELELRVKHKMQQNMLANQLLPVAIARMLEGQWAEPEEEIAEQMDYLDEAVLGWTYIHVDGAKSSITEICRKLAGAAGALFIDLPGDQAGLVVENSASTSELAREVYNELSRNSVKGSVSIGPGVKSLRELPVSYMVAAGAAARHLFYSEASGPIDTTKDAESQLSYNLPSADLTEELMGAVERLQEQKAWDQLKEMFRMFELNRTAPEVVRMTGIDIMLKSMELVKEFGGKAEQWSDSFEFFKTKPKSLVVLEGILKDLLNSCMEYIKQHKERGSEHPHIQVECFLKDNYSKPLTVKEIAEHFYINPVYLGQAFIKKNGISILEYIHNLRIDQAKKRLIETGETVRKIAENVGYVHYHHFLREFEKRTTLKPIAYRNQARAEK